A region of the Bradysia coprophila strain Holo2 unplaced genomic scaffold, BU_Bcop_v1 contig_232, whole genome shotgun sequence genome:
ATAAATTCAGTCCGTGTTAGTTTGGTTGTGCTAACGATCCGTGTAGTCCAGTCACATCGATAGCAAACAATTGTTCGAGCCGAAAATCTAACTGTTCACAGAGGAGTAGAGAACGCGGTGATGGAATCAAAGCCAAACGTATATTCATGGTCAATCAACGCTCGATTCAAGTTATAATTTCTACAAACTGGAAATTGGAAGAGAGAAACAACCGTTACCATGAAATACATACAAAATCATTCTACAAGCAGCGAGGCCGACAACGAGCCAGCAAATTCATTCGACAAGCAGCGAGGCCGACAACGAGCCAGCAAATTCATTCGACAAGCAGCGAGGCCGACAACGAGCCAGCAATTCATTCGACAAGCAGCGAGGCCGACAACGAGCCAGCAAATTCATTCGACAAGCAGCGAGGCCGACAACGAGCCAGCAAATTCATTCGACAAGCAGCGAGGCCGACAACGAGCCAGCAATTCATTCAACAAGCGGAGAAGGTCTGGAATTTCCAAATACTCCACGGAAATTATGAAACAACATAAAggatttttggaattttcgaGAACACTGTCCTACCGCCAGAAATCAATAGTGAATCAAATAACGGTTCAGTGAAGTGATATAGCGATAATTGTTCGCAAAGTTTGTTTatagtaaaattaatttaaggCCGATGGGATAATAGTcttgattttttgaatttttaattaaattgagttttttttaacgaagaatttcgaaaaggtaataattttgctaattttaatttttttcttcgaatttaaaatcaaaattttcttaagaGGGGAAGTAATGTAGGAGCTCGCCTCCTACTCTATCATGAATCACAAATCACACATGTAAATGTTTGTACGCTCATCTTATCCCTATACTTGTAAATAGAGATTCATTCCATTACCGGCACTCGAGTCAATCAACACGCAATAAATATTCGTCCTGTAAAGTCTTCTGtgtttcaattatttgatAAAGGCACAGCCTTTACAGTACCTTCACTAGCTATAGCAGCAAATGGTAGCCGAATCTGTCACTTAAAATGTGTCTTCCCGGCTGAACAATAACCATAtgcttttattattattattattagcaTGTATATGCACGAAGGTATCTTTCCTCTTAATCCACATTGTGCAGTCAGTCTACCAAATTCCTGATTAcattataaattgaattagaGCGCTATGTGCTGGCTTCATTATTAACGAATCTGCATGACCGACAATTAAACGAATCGTCCAAATTCCATTTTGATGGCGTCTCTGCATTAGTTCAGTTCGTGTTTGTCAtcgaagagaagaagaagagaataTTACTCGCTGTGATCGAAAGAAAGTGtggaataatttttacaataaatttgaccaccgagaaaaaaattcaatttaattgaactCCAAAGCATTTGGTTCAGCTCCAAAATaaatcagtcgttttagattCTCAAGCAGTGAAACGTATAAAGCTACAAATCATGAGAAATCGCACGGAATTGGTAACAAATACACTGGCTTCAGGTACatggagttttttttcttcaatggCGTTGTTTTCTTGTTCAAACTGATGCCATTGCTACTTTGAATGCCTAACCtcaatttcggaaaattgcAATATACAGTCCATGGCGGTTGTATTTTACCGACAAATTATGATTTATTCGTTGCGGATGATGATGTATACCGGGCAGAAtagttttcgttttattttgcgAACCGTTGGTTTCGGCATTTTCGAATCAAAGTGGCTATAATTCGCCGGTTTATATGTGTATACCGTACCAGCCACCACAACGATTGatgtatatacatatatatacgatgattgttgttgttatttagTAACGGACTTTGACGCAAATATTCGGTTTGAGGTTATGGTCATAGATTGCATTGGCGATCTTGATTTGCAGTGTTGCAACTGTGTCCAAAGCGAAGAGTAATTGAGAAAacgcaaattatttttccgcAGAAAATGAAGAGGAGCCATCAGACTTGGACGATTCCGAGGAAGACTGGAAACCAGCTGAGAAAAAGGTAAAGTTTTTGTGCTTCTTTCCGATCTTTCAATTATACCGAATCTTCGACCATAACGGTTGCATGTGGTTGCATGTTTACCAAAACTAGTTGATTTAGTTGAAGTGGACTGCGGTGCCACGCGCGCGCTTTATTTGCCCGGTGTATTCGAATTCGTTAtgtaaaaattgataattcaGCTATGTCAAATACGCTAGTTTCCCCACTTGTGTCTTGACTGTGACGAATGCGTCAGCAAAACAATTCTGACAATTTTGTTGAGCGCAAATTCCGCAGAGATCTACTGCGTTTGAATGTCGTTGAGGCTTTGAattgtttcttttgtttgtgttCACCTACGGCCAGGCGTCCcacttgtccgaaatgtccgaaattttacacatttgtccgaaattgtccgaaatgtccgaaatgtccgaaatattCTTCAAGAGCTGACCAGAATTAGATATATAAACCTATAAAagtctcattttcaaaaaaattgcctgCGGTGCGCTtcacagaatttttaattgaactttCAGTCTATCAATACTTTGtccctaaatttttattcacttgactgtaagtcatatGGGTCTTTATGGCAGAAAATACCGGAAAATGTATCGCGATCaccaatgacataatagtgggATAGACAGGAATTACGTAGACGAAATCGTGAAGCAAAAGTAAACTCTGTGTAATATCGAGTGTAATATACATTTGAGACACACACTTACACATTCCActtaattttgacaatttggtGAAACTGTTGCagacttttcgaaattaacTTGAAccactttaaacaaaaattcttttatttgctGCAACTATCAATTTCGCACAAACTGGTCACTACCTCATTACACAATTTTCcaacacattttttaatttttaaaaagaaatgtccCGAAATTTTAATACTGACGATGCTGACACTTTTATTATGCGTGACTACTGaaagtgaaataaattcagCCAACTGATTGAATTCTCCGATCGTCAAGATTTCtactaaaaaattattcgatcgaaaagtagaaaatcacaaaactagTTCAATTTTGGGGACAGTGATAGATTGTTTacatgaaatataaatttcagttcgataaatatttaattttagaagAAAGAAATGCTTTAATACCAATTTCGAAGAAAGagtgaaaatgcaaatttccTTCGCGCCCACATTTCAAAATATGTACGAAAATACGTAAGTACCATAAATTTAAGGTACTCACACACACTACTGAATATTTCGTATTTGCTTTTGCTTCAGcgcttgaacaaaatatttacatagaaGGCCTGTCTATcccactattatgtcattggcGATcactataattgaaaattatgtggaaatatgacgttaaatatgaaacgttaaatgtgtttgtgtaatatttttttaacttgagtaaatctaaatcgattttcaaaaacgattTGTTCGAAGGAGAACTGaattcctcaggtcaagtttttAAATGGGCGTTATCAGCTCAATggtctgggagtagttctcgaaaaaCCGATATGCTCATTGTTTCTTTTCCTATGGAACACGATAACTAACTCAGCTAATTCAGCTAACTTTCTAGACCTGGTTTTCATTCAAAGAAGcatttcctcaaaaaaaaaaatttcctgttTTTCTGATTATGGTACTCGGGGGCATAATGTTACAATTCTTCCTTCgagtgaaaatcaataaatcaatattaaaataataatataacgAGTGAGCACATCTTTGCTGACTCCAATATCttttttaagcattttttcAGTAAAGTcgacattaaaaaatttcgaatagaaGGGAGAATATGATCGaatttttgaagtaatagTAGGAAAAGTAGACAAAAATTCCAACAGGTTGAATGGAAACTAATTACAAGATTCGCCTGTGGCGCATCGAAATTCTGgaaaaagaatcaaaactttaACCTTGCTTGTGATCATTATTTCTTCCATCCTTCGATGAAATACATGCAAATGATGTAGGTCGACGAAGGAAGTGTATTGACTAAAAACCACATAATTGAGGAAATTATTCTATGCgaggaaaatgtatttctcaGCATTTGTCCAAAATTTGAGGAACGTATTCAACctggttttatttaaacatacaGTCTCGCTAGGTTGAAATACGACATGTTTCTGATTAGGgagttgtggtttgtaattgaattcacaagaatttcgtttgacaaatgaagatctggatttctgttttctgaatttttatacttaaataccaaatctagattttcgtttgttaGACGAAATTTATATGGGATCTATTACAAACCCTTACCTCAGAAACATGTCAGATCAGCGACTGTATTCAGCCTTTCACCTTTCCGGTGAGATGCATTAGTTAACCTACATCTTTAACACTATCTTTTCGTGAAGGTTTCGAGTCCTCTATTCAGGTGTATGATCAGTACAGCTACAGGTCATGTCAAAgtatactttaaaaaaaatctcatctcATATAAAGCCTTAGAATTTGTTGGTGGAATGGACTTAAATGACTTACAGACTTTTTCTAATGCGTAACTTTAGtggaaattagaaaaaaaatgtccgaaatttttgcagaaaatgtccgaaatttttatgaattgtccgaaatgtccgaatttcGGACAAGGCAAAATTTGGTGGGACGCCTGCCTACGGCCTtcgagaaattaaattaatttcggaaaaattgattttcagaaGGGCGGACCCGGTAAAGTAACAAAAGCTAGTCCAAAGGCTGCCCCGAAACGCAAATCGGCTGGTCCAAAGAGTACAAAGCGAccggcggcgaaaaagtccaaaaaagaCGATTCTGAAGAGGAGGACGAAGACGAGGAAGAGGACGAGTCCGAAGAGGAATTGGACGACGACGAAGAGGAAGAAGAGAGTAACGACGGAAAAACGCCAAAGAAGGCGGTAAGTTGACCGATTTTCGGTTCGCAGAAACAACGTTAGCAATTGACTGTTACAATTTCCAGACACCTCAAAAGAAGACAAAATCGTCGCTCAATGCCAAAGGCTTTCCGGATAAGGATGGGAAGTTCGatttatacattttcaaaaacgatTTGTCAAAGGACTTCAAAAATGATCCGAAACTTTGTAAGTATATCGAAGGCGGGTGCGCTCGACGACCGGACAGTTTTCGCTAACGTCTGtgtttttccattcaaatcaGGTATGTGGCGTCGAGATGGATCGAGTCTACTGCAGAAATATCTTAAAGCACAAGACGACGACAATGACAAggacattttattcaaagccTCGTCAGTGGTAAGTCGATTTTCTTTCTCGTTGAGACGATCTGTGACCGAAAGCTAAACGAAATCATCCCATTTTCCGATTGCAGTATTCCTGTTGGGAGGAGAAACGCAAACACGATTTCTTTGAGATCAAAGTTCAGTGTGTCGGTGATAAGAAAGACGGTGTGGTGAAAGTACTTGACGTTGAAGAATTAACGAAATTCGCATTGGAAGATCGTCCAATGATCGATACGGGCATCAATGAGGAGGATGGCGGCGATGGCGAAGAGAACGAAGAGGATGAGGACGAAGGCGACGAGCCGGAAGATGAAGAGTAAGCCGAGTAAAACCGGGTTTGCTCGACGAAACAGTAAAACACCTCCCACCCCGCaagcattttgtttttcattcgagtctttttttttgaactttttttttcaatttcacaaaaccaattttggtTTGACAATATATTCAAAGACAAATCTGAATGTGTGAGAGATTTCAGCGTTACGTTTATCGTTGTTCAGTAATTTCACTACACAGAAAACCGAATCGTTACGAGAGAAATCGACGCCACTTTAGATTGTAAGAGAAATATTTTGGGATTTTTACCgggaaaaattttaaacttttaaaaaaatgagaaatttttacCCAGACTGTCACTAAATGCTtgatataaatattgaattcCATGTTCGTTCGTTGACGTATAAATatagaaaagtaaaaatttaaacaaaatgtaaaatcagCTCTTAAGGGACACATTAATTAGGCAGCGTTAcattcacagaaaacaaacaaacaaaaaaaagcaaactGAGAAACTGAACGAATCAAGaagaaaatgtacaatttGACACTCGACATGtaatattttatgttcaaatttgtaaTTGCGATtgtgaattcaatttaaatctaaaaacaaataaaaatcttaataTGGACAGAAGTGTGTTGCTTTGGCGTATATGGTCGTATATAACACTTTTCCGTCATAAAGAGCCATTCCTACTGAGAACAAAGTTTGACGCTCGACCACTTAAGACGAAATGGAAGTCATAAGTTTACAACGGGCAGATAATGACTTTCGCACAGTTGATTTGGCATAGCCCTCATAGTCGAGACTAGCATGGGACATAAATCTTACCAAGCAGCCAAGAATTTTCGTCTGTTTCAAAACTTTGGCAGAACACATTGTATGAATAGTATGTAAATATTCAGACCTATGGCGACTAGATTATGTTTGAGATTCCACTAGTGAAGCACAAATACAGATCCTCTGTTTCCAGCTGCATGCCTTGCTTCTATAATCATGGAAATTTTACGGTTTTTGATAAGAAGTCACTAAGGCACTTTCATGAACTATCAAATACCCGAAGGCGCGAACTCTGAGGTCGGACATGGAATAGCTATTTGTAGGCAggttggaaattgaatttcgaaaatttgttcaCCCGAGAGAATGtaaattccaacttttctcCCGAGGttaacaacgtttttcacaacaaaggcttccgaagtttaagcggaggggagaaaatacctattttctcgcctgcttgatgaaaataatgttttcttcccggcaACCGAGTCAAAATGTCCCTTGACCTTAATACTGAATTCACCGTCTATACATTTCCCAGCGCTTTGTTCAGCGAAGGActaatttcccggtatctaaattatttacgaaaaaaattcccGGTAACCTTATTATCACTAAGGATGTGTATACCAGTGTTAACTGTGCGAAAGGTGCGAAATGTATGCGATTCGATCTCTCAACTCTCTCGAATTGGCATTGCCCTCATAGCACAACTGAAGTTAGTTCTGCGGAAATCTCTCTCCGTTAACGTTATTATACACCAGCTCGAACCTCGAACCCTTTAGATGCTAAATAGTGAGTGAGATCTCATCATAGATCCAGAACTCGTACTGGCGTTGTCGTCACTCATCGGACGGCGGATTGGTGTAATATTGGAAGACTTTGCCAATTGAGAAACAGTTGTTTGACTACATTTGTTTAGGGCTCTTTACCTAACGAGGGTAATGTATACCTAAAGCCGTCACATGCCGTAGAAAattggtgtcaaaatgaaggtattgGATCCGTTTGAAATTTAAGAATGAATTTGCGAAATCTTCATCCAGCttatatcaaaatgaaattcaagccACATCCGATCCGAATGATCCATGGCTCTATAGAATCGATAGTCTCCCCTGACAAGtttgtggaacaacttttttctggttgtctttttatttttggcagtGGAGTTGTAAAAGTGAGCTGTGTCacatgttgaaaaatatttatttgtgaacTCAAAGTTGAATTATTTCGCCAATAAACAGACGATTTATTTGGAAGTGTGCAGGTTTGTAGTGCTTAGAAAGACGCTGCGATACATACCCAGAAAAGGTCGAAAAGTCCGTGCGTGGAAGCGCTAGACATCGAAAATCAGTATATGGTTTTCGGTTTCGGAATCTCTTGGACAGCAGCGACCAAACAAGTTTGACAATGGATAGTAGAGAGTAGTCCACCAGGAGCCCAACGATACTACGGAAGCCGTTAGCCGTCGCTGTCCAAGGTTGTGACaggaaattaagaaaatttgactacGCCGGAGAACTTCTAAGGGCTCATCTGTCGCCATAAAGCAACTAAAGAACGAAAAACATAGTGGTAACGAGGTCTGCTATCTCCTACACTGTCGATACCATCTCCAATGCTGACGACTTCATCCATGGTTTGTGAGGCAAATGATGACCACTGTCCATACTGTAGAAAAAGTCGTGTCATGACGCAAATTGTTTAAGTAAGTTATCCCCGTCCAAAGGCATCGAAAAATTGTTATGAAATTCTCGTTCTTACAGAGAAATCGTGAATGAACTGAAAAAGAACCCGTGAGTAGAGTGGACTAATCGCCACTACGTTAGATATTACACAAACACCGCTACATCGTGTTGGAAAAATGCTTCAGTCCGTGACGATGTCTGGCATATGCTTGATTCATTGGGTCATTGTCAGCGTAACCAAAAgataaattaaacaatttgcTAAGCACCACACAAGAGTCGTTTATTAATAGTTTCTTGGGGGTACAAAGTATGCATACACCAGCAATgataaaataacaattttattgtccAGCCACATTAAGACAttctcttcgtttttttttttttggtttcaatGACATCAACAACGAGCGATAATACTtaaaaagt
Encoded here:
- the LOC119076588 gene encoding nucleolin isoform X3; protein product: MRNRTELVTNTLASENEEEPSDLDDSEEDWKPAEKKKGGPGKVTKASPKAAPKRKSAGPKSTKRPAAKKSKKDDSEEEDEDEEEDESEEELDDDEEEEESNDGKTPKKAKTKSSLNAKGFPDKDGKFDLYIFKNDLSKDFKNDPKLCMWRRDGSSLLQKYLKAQDDDNDKDILFKASSVYSCWEEKRKHDFFEIKVQCVGDKKDGVVKVLDVEELTKFALEDRPMIDTGINEEDGGDGEENEEDEDEGDEPEDEE
- the LOC119076588 gene encoding nucleolin isoform X4, giving the protein MRNRTELVTNTLASENEEEPSDLDDSEEDWKPAEKKGGPGKVTKASPKAAPKRKSAGPKSTKRPAAKKSKKDDSEEEDEDEEEDESEEELDDDEEEEESNDGKTPKKAKTKSSLNAKGFPDKDGKFDLYIFKNDLSKDFKNDPKLCMWRRDGSSLLQKYLKAQDDDNDKDILFKASSVYSCWEEKRKHDFFEIKVQCVGDKKDGVVKVLDVEELTKFALEDRPMIDTGINEEDGGDGEENEEDEDEGDEPEDEE
- the LOC119076588 gene encoding nucleolin isoform X1; amino-acid sequence: MRNRTELVTNTLASENEEEPSDLDDSEEDWKPAEKKKGGPGKVTKASPKAAPKRKSAGPKSTKRPAAKKSKKDDSEEEDEDEEEDESEEELDDDEEEEESNDGKTPKKATPQKKTKSSLNAKGFPDKDGKFDLYIFKNDLSKDFKNDPKLCMWRRDGSSLLQKYLKAQDDDNDKDILFKASSVYSCWEEKRKHDFFEIKVQCVGDKKDGVVKVLDVEELTKFALEDRPMIDTGINEEDGGDGEENEEDEDEGDEPEDEE
- the LOC119076588 gene encoding nucleolin isoform X2 — translated: MRNRTELVTNTLASENEEEPSDLDDSEEDWKPAEKKGGPGKVTKASPKAAPKRKSAGPKSTKRPAAKKSKKDDSEEEDEDEEEDESEEELDDDEEEEESNDGKTPKKATPQKKTKSSLNAKGFPDKDGKFDLYIFKNDLSKDFKNDPKLCMWRRDGSSLLQKYLKAQDDDNDKDILFKASSVYSCWEEKRKHDFFEIKVQCVGDKKDGVVKVLDVEELTKFALEDRPMIDTGINEEDGGDGEENEEDEDEGDEPEDEE